The Altererythrobacter sp. ZODW24 genome window below encodes:
- a CDS encoding antibiotic biosynthesis monooxygenase, translated as MYLVVFRNRKRADIDTAAYDAEAETMKEMASKQPGYISFKSYTAEDGETIALSEWADEASARGWGKVAEHRAVQSRGRDLYYASYTLFGCDEPRIHEFTMKDPT; from the coding sequence ATGTATCTCGTCGTCTTCCGGAACCGTAAACGCGCCGATATCGATACTGCCGCCTATGATGCCGAGGCAGAGACGATGAAGGAAATGGCCAGCAAGCAGCCCGGCTACATATCCTTCAAGAGCTATACTGCCGAAGACGGAGAGACTATCGCCCTGTCCGAATGGGCCGACGAGGCCTCGGCGCGCGGCTGGGGCAAAGTCGCCGAACACCGCGCCGTGCAATCACGCGGCCGCGACCTATATTACGCAAGCTATACACTTTTCGGATGCGACGAACCGCGCATCCACGAGTTTACAATGAAAGATCCGACATGA
- a CDS encoding site-specific integrase yields the protein MLHNTLTQMRAKNLGAGKYADGQGLWLIKRSREAGKWIVRLVIRGKRREMGLGPWPDVSIAEARERAAEARRAVRDGLDPIVERARQRQAPKVVTLSEAAQGCFEAKKAELKNATAVKRWLGLLENHVLPKIGSTPVEDIDQHMIKKTLEPLWHSKAETARKSLGHIGQTLKYAAALGLEVDLQATMKARALLGKQRHKTEHIPAMPYADAPKFYHWLCDQDHTAALALRFLILTAARTSEVRLANFDEIEDGVWTLTPERTKTGREHRVPLTEEALTIAEVARERSPNEFLFPALRGKPISDMAMSSFMKREGFEARPHGFRTTFRTWAEEQTDAAFEVKEGALGHQVDAGVVGAYQRSDRLERRRSLLVAWESHLLPMLTG from the coding sequence GTGCTGCATAATACGCTTACCCAAATGCGCGCCAAAAACCTCGGTGCAGGGAAGTATGCCGATGGCCAGGGCCTTTGGCTAATCAAGCGGTCCAGAGAGGCTGGCAAATGGATCGTCCGTCTCGTCATTCGCGGCAAGCGGCGTGAAATGGGGTTAGGCCCTTGGCCTGATGTTTCGATCGCAGAAGCGCGTGAGCGAGCTGCAGAAGCTCGAAGGGCCGTTCGCGATGGTCTTGATCCGATCGTCGAACGCGCAAGGCAACGTCAGGCTCCGAAGGTCGTCACACTATCTGAAGCGGCTCAAGGTTGTTTCGAGGCCAAAAAGGCTGAGCTCAAGAATGCCACTGCAGTCAAAAGGTGGCTCGGGCTTTTGGAAAACCATGTCCTGCCAAAGATTGGTAGCACTCCGGTCGAAGACATCGATCAGCACATGATCAAAAAGACGCTGGAGCCGCTCTGGCACAGCAAAGCAGAGACCGCTCGTAAGTCTCTCGGACATATCGGGCAAACGCTCAAATATGCTGCTGCGCTGGGGCTCGAAGTCGATTTGCAGGCAACAATGAAAGCCAGAGCACTGCTGGGCAAGCAAAGGCACAAGACCGAACACATACCCGCGATGCCATACGCGGATGCGCCAAAATTCTATCACTGGCTTTGCGATCAGGATCATACCGCCGCGCTGGCCTTGCGCTTTCTCATCCTAACAGCGGCCAGAACAAGCGAAGTTCGGCTCGCCAACTTTGATGAGATCGAAGATGGAGTCTGGACACTGACTCCTGAGCGCACAAAGACCGGACGTGAGCATCGTGTTCCACTCACCGAGGAAGCGCTGACTATTGCCGAAGTCGCAAGAGAGCGATCACCGAACGAGTTTCTCTTCCCGGCTCTACGCGGCAAACCAATCTCGGACATGGCCATGTCCTCCTTCATGAAGCGCGAGGGATTCGAAGCGCGGCCACATGGCTTTCGAACAACGTTTCGGACATGGGCTGAAGAGCAGACCGATGCCGCCTTTGAAGTCAAGGAAGGGGCGCTAGGCCACCAAGTCGATGCGGGAGTTGTCGGAGCATATCAGCGATCTGACCGACTAGAGAGGCGACGTTCATTGCTTGTCGCTTGGGAAAGCCATCTTTTGCCGATGCTAACGGGCTAG
- the pyk gene encoding pyruvate kinase, which produces MAKPHPKNPAHAPVDPRGRKVKILATVGPASSSPEMLKKLVLAGADAFRVNMSHGEHDIHAKTIANIRALEVELNRPIAILCDLQGPKLRVGKFKDGKAVIRHSGHFTLDQNPEPGDENRVQLPHPELFGLLSKGQRLLINDGKIRLIVIRADENEILCSAEVGGVISDRKGVNVPDAEVPIPALTKKDRKDLAFAVAQGADWIGLSFVQRPEDVADARKMMAGSNAAICAKIEKPMAVKRLAEILEVSDGVMVARGDLGVELLPEEVPVIQKRIVNEARSLGKPVIVATQMLESMIESPAPTRAEVSDVANAVYDGADAVMLSAETAAGEWPEEAVTIMDRIAAQVEADPSYADRVHFHETRPDPTTADALSHSCMTIAATVPITAIIVFTGSGSTARRVARERPSVPMMVLTPSMQTARRVALLWGAHAVTTKDIGSFEEMIAKGKRMALRHGFGGAGSKLITLAGVPFGTPGSTNLLHVVTLSGHELEGRGD; this is translated from the coding sequence ATGGCGAAACCTCATCCGAAAAATCCCGCTCACGCTCCCGTTGATCCAAGAGGCCGCAAGGTCAAAATCCTCGCGACCGTTGGTCCGGCGAGCAGCAGCCCCGAAATGCTCAAGAAGCTGGTGCTGGCAGGCGCAGATGCCTTCCGCGTCAATATGAGCCACGGCGAGCATGACATCCATGCGAAAACCATCGCCAATATCCGCGCATTGGAGGTCGAGTTAAATCGCCCCATTGCGATCCTGTGTGATTTGCAGGGGCCGAAATTGCGCGTCGGCAAGTTCAAGGACGGCAAGGCGGTCATCCGCCATTCGGGCCATTTCACACTCGACCAGAACCCTGAACCGGGCGACGAAAACCGCGTGCAACTGCCTCATCCTGAACTGTTCGGGCTGCTGAGCAAAGGCCAACGCCTGCTGATCAACGACGGAAAAATCCGCCTGATCGTAATCCGCGCTGACGAGAATGAAATTCTCTGTTCGGCAGAGGTCGGCGGCGTCATTTCGGACCGCAAGGGCGTGAACGTGCCCGATGCGGAGGTGCCAATTCCTGCGCTTACCAAGAAAGACCGCAAGGACCTCGCCTTTGCTGTCGCGCAGGGCGCGGACTGGATTGGCCTAAGCTTCGTCCAGCGGCCCGAAGATGTGGCAGACGCGCGCAAGATGATGGCGGGTTCCAACGCCGCGATCTGCGCGAAAATCGAAAAGCCGATGGCAGTGAAGCGCCTCGCCGAAATCCTTGAGGTCTCCGACGGCGTGATGGTCGCTCGCGGTGATTTGGGCGTTGAATTGCTGCCAGAAGAAGTGCCTGTCATTCAAAAACGCATCGTCAATGAAGCGCGCAGTCTGGGCAAGCCGGTGATCGTCGCCACGCAAATGCTGGAAAGCATGATCGAAAGCCCCGCGCCGACCCGCGCCGAAGTCTCTGATGTCGCCAATGCAGTCTATGACGGTGCCGATGCGGTGATGCTCAGCGCGGAAACCGCAGCAGGCGAATGGCCTGAAGAAGCGGTCACGATTATGGACCGCATCGCCGCGCAGGTGGAGGCTGACCCCTCCTACGCCGACCGCGTGCATTTCCATGAAACGCGCCCCGATCCCACCACCGCCGATGCGCTCAGCCACAGCTGCATGACCATCGCCGCGACCGTGCCGATCACTGCGATTATCGTTTTCACCGGATCAGGCTCAACCGCGCGGCGTGTCGCGCGCGAGCGGCCATCAGTGCCGATGATGGTACTGACCCCCAGCATGCAAACCGCGCGGCGCGTAGCACTCCTATGGGGCGCGCACGCCGTGACGACCAAAGATATCGGCAGCTTCGAAGAGATGATCGCCAAGGGCAAACGCATGGCCCTGCGCCACGGCTTCGGCGGCGCGGGCAGCAAGCTGATTACGCTGGCAGGCGTTCCCTTCGGCACGCCGGGCAGCACGAACTTGCTGCATGTCGTGACGCTAAGCGGGCACGAGCTTGAGGGGCGTGGGGATTAG
- a CDS encoding heavy metal-binding domain-containing protein — MIVTTTAVIEGHEVKQYLGVVVGEVIVGANIFRDLFASITDIVGGRSGKYEDVLARARKQALSEMKQEALSMGGNAVVGVDLDYEVLGQNGSMLMVSISGTAVIV; from the coding sequence ATGATCGTCACAACGACTGCTGTGATCGAAGGGCACGAGGTAAAACAATATCTCGGCGTTGTGGTCGGCGAAGTGATCGTGGGTGCAAATATCTTTCGCGACCTGTTCGCCAGCATCACCGACATCGTCGGTGGCCGCTCCGGCAAATATGAGGATGTGCTGGCCCGCGCGCGCAAACAGGCCTTGTCTGAAATGAAACAGGAAGCGCTTTCGATGGGCGGCAATGCAGTTGTCGGCGTCGACCTCGATTATGAAGTGCTGGGCCAAAACGGCTCGATGTTGATGGTCAGCATCAGCGGGACCGCTGTTATCGTTTAG
- a CDS encoding YebC/PmpR family DNA-binding transcriptional regulator: protein MAGHSKFKNIMHRKGAQDKKRSNLFSKLSREITVAAKMGAADVDMNPRLRLAVNNAKGQSMPKDNIQRAIDKASGGDEENYEELRYEGYGPGGSAIIVEALTDNRNRTATAVRTAFAKNGGNLGTEGSVAHGFERLGYIEYSAEAGGEDKVLEAAMEAGAEDIQSGKDGHEIWTASDDLHQVASDLEKALGEPETVKLAWKPNLTVDLDEKDAVILLKLIDQLDDDDDVQTVWGNYEISDEVMDKLDAE, encoded by the coding sequence ATGGCAGGCCATTCCAAATTTAAAAACATCATGCACCGCAAGGGCGCGCAGGATAAAAAGCGTTCGAATTTGTTCTCGAAGCTGTCCCGCGAAATCACCGTTGCGGCAAAGATGGGCGCGGCCGATGTCGACATGAACCCGCGCCTGAGGCTGGCGGTCAACAATGCCAAGGGCCAGTCGATGCCCAAGGACAATATCCAGCGCGCTATCGACAAGGCGAGCGGCGGCGATGAGGAAAATTACGAAGAACTGCGCTATGAAGGTTATGGCCCCGGCGGCAGCGCGATCATCGTCGAGGCGCTGACCGACAACCGCAACCGCACCGCGACCGCTGTGCGCACAGCCTTTGCCAAGAACGGCGGCAATCTGGGCACCGAGGGTTCGGTGGCGCATGGTTTCGAACGGCTCGGTTACATCGAATATTCCGCCGAAGCGGGCGGCGAAGACAAAGTACTGGAAGCCGCGATGGAAGCCGGTGCTGAAGATATCCAGTCTGGTAAGGACGGTCATGAGATATGGACGGCCTCCGACGATCTGCATCAGGTCGCTTCCGATCTGGAAAAGGCGCTGGGCGAACCGGAAACCGTTAAGCTCGCTTGGAAACCCAATCTCACTGTCGATCTGGATGAGAAAGACGCCGTCATTCTGCTCAAGCTGATCGACCAGCTGGATGATGATGACGACGTCCAGACCGTATGGGGCAATTACGAGATTTCCGACGAAGTGATGGACAAGCTGGACGCGGAATAG
- a CDS encoding DOPA 4,5-dioxygenase family protein: MTGQSDDAPYHAHIYYDESERPVAVAFRDRLFSARNGDPLSAILYIGELRDHKVGPHPVPQFEIHFEKRLAGLVVEVLKDTGLRALVHPLTQDDLADHTSLGEWIGEPVDLDLTELDEPGINQGVARFGKTDF, from the coding sequence ATGACCGGCCAGAGCGACGATGCACCTTATCATGCGCATATCTATTATGACGAAAGCGAACGCCCGGTTGCCGTAGCCTTTCGCGACCGCCTATTCTCCGCGCGCAATGGCGATCCGCTTTCGGCAATTCTCTACATCGGCGAATTGCGCGACCATAAAGTCGGGCCTCACCCAGTCCCTCAGTTCGAAATCCATTTCGAGAAGCGGTTGGCCGGACTGGTTGTGGAGGTGCTGAAAGACACCGGCCTCAGGGCGCTCGTGCATCCGCTGACACAGGATGATCTGGCGGATCATACGTCTTTGGGGGAGTGGATCGGTGAGCCGGTCGATCTTGATCTGACCGAACTTGACGAACCCGGCATCAATCAAGGCGTGGCGCGGTTTGGGAAAACTGATTTTTGA
- a CDS encoding ArsC family reductase, which translates to MSVTLYGIPNCGTVKKAQKWLEQRGTNYSFTDYKKAGANPERLKEWADQVGWEALLNTRGTTFRKLDEANKTNIDEGKAILLMSTHPSLIKRPVLELDDGSILVGFEKPMWDEFL; encoded by the coding sequence ATGAGCGTTACCCTTTATGGCATCCCCAACTGCGGCACTGTGAAAAAGGCCCAGAAATGGCTGGAGCAGCGCGGCACCAACTATTCCTTCACCGATTATAAGAAAGCCGGGGCCAATCCTGAGCGCCTGAAAGAATGGGCCGATCAAGTGGGCTGGGAAGCGCTGCTGAACACACGCGGCACCACCTTCCGCAAGCTGGATGAGGCCAATAAGACCAACATCGACGAGGGCAAGGCGATTTTGTTGATGTCGACGCATCCCTCGCTGATCAAGCGCCCGGTGCTTGAACTGGACGATGGCAGCATTCTGGTGGGCTTTGAAAAGCCCATGTGGGACGAGTTTCTGTGA
- a CDS encoding DUF2312 domain-containing protein translates to MADATDDRLRLLIERIERLEEEKKGIADDIRDVYAEAKAVGYDPKIMRQVVRLRKMAPDDRTEMETILDVYKNALGLE, encoded by the coding sequence ATGGCCGACGCCACAGATGACCGCCTGCGCCTTTTGATCGAACGCATCGAGCGTCTCGAAGAAGAAAAGAAGGGCATCGCCGACGATATTCGCGATGTTTATGCCGAGGCGAAGGCCGTGGGTTATGATCCCAAGATCATGCGCCAGGTCGTGCGTCTGCGCAAAATGGCACCGGATGACCGGACCGAGATGGAAACGATCCTCGACGTTTATAAGAACGCGCTCGGCCTCGAGTAA
- a CDS encoding GFA family protein: protein MMIEVSKTTEGGCTCGHVRYQILAKPLIVHCCHCRWCQRQTGSAFAINALVEARNVKLVSGDVEELMVDSPSGNGQNIVRCSICRVAVWSHYYMSGLKERIRFIRVGTLDNPDLMPPEVHIYTSTKQPWVLLANGANAVELFYDYDEIWSPESLDRRAALMEDAGIPVS, encoded by the coding sequence ATGATGATCGAAGTTTCCAAGACAACCGAGGGTGGATGCACGTGCGGCCATGTGCGCTATCAGATATTGGCAAAACCCTTGATTGTGCATTGCTGTCATTGCCGCTGGTGCCAACGGCAAACCGGTTCAGCCTTTGCAATAAACGCGCTTGTCGAAGCTAGGAACGTGAAGTTGGTGAGCGGTGACGTTGAGGAACTGATGGTCGATAGTCCGAGCGGCAATGGGCAGAACATCGTGCGCTGCTCTATCTGCCGTGTTGCGGTGTGGAGCCACTACTACATGTCAGGCTTGAAAGAGCGCATCCGCTTTATTCGCGTTGGAACGCTGGATAATCCCGACCTGATGCCGCCAGAGGTTCACATTTATACGTCCACTAAACAGCCTTGGGTGCTCCTAGCTAATGGCGCGAATGCCGTTGAACTTTTTTACGATTATGACGAAATTTGGTCGCCTGAGAGCCTCGATCGACGGGCAGCGCTTATGGAGGATGCTGGGATTCCCGTGTCTTGA
- a CDS encoding SDR family NAD(P)-dependent oxidoreductase: MALTDTAIRNAKHGSKPIKLGDERGLFLLLQPSGGGTFIVSGATASLRGGARFSAFASAKFALRGLTQSLAREFQPAGVHVTHTILDGTIDSERSRELHSLDP, encoded by the coding sequence ATGGCTTTGACCGATACGGCAATCCGAAATGCGAAACATGGCTCTAAGCCAATCAAGCTAGGTGACGAGCGAGGGCTGTTTCTTTTACTTCAGCCATCGGGCGGAGGCACATTTATCGTTTCAGGTGCAACGGCGAGCTTGCGCGGGGGCGCGCGTTTTTCCGCCTTTGCATCGGCTAAATTTGCGCTTCGAGGTCTCACTCAATCGCTCGCACGCGAGTTTCAACCAGCCGGCGTCCATGTAACGCATACGATCCTCGACGGTACTATCGATTCTGAACGAAGCCGCGAATTGCACAGTCTGGATCCATAG
- a CDS encoding FAD-dependent oxidoreductase — protein sequence MAIDPATRISLDARARSSAPIEEILMQTDVAIIGGGLSGLSLARHLEDAGTDYIVFEARDRFGGRIFTESISQAAINLGPSWFWPGQHRMERLVKEWGLATFTQYSSGGAVFEHPDGRVESVMRFASMQGSWLLVGGTCQIIQSLLATLPRDRLLTGHAASRITQAGEISFANGTICKAKRIVLALPSRVAATMAFDPALPQEALQAMEAIPTWMAGHAKLFATYKEPFWREQGLSGEGFSRRGPLAEIHDTSPADSNASGALFGFLGVPAQQRRGHDEAVIKACLAQLGRMFGEIACEPFIRTGP from the coding sequence TTGGCAATTGACCCAGCAACCCGAATCAGTCTGGACGCACGAGCTCGATCTTCGGCCCCAATCGAAGAGATTTTGATGCAAACCGATGTCGCGATAATCGGAGGTGGCCTCTCCGGCCTCTCTCTTGCCCGACATCTTGAGGATGCTGGAACGGACTACATTGTTTTTGAAGCGCGTGACCGTTTTGGCGGAAGAATATTCACCGAAAGCATATCGCAAGCGGCGATCAACCTTGGCCCAAGTTGGTTTTGGCCCGGCCAGCACAGAATGGAGCGGTTGGTCAAAGAATGGGGACTTGCAACTTTCACCCAGTATTCATCGGGCGGAGCGGTTTTTGAACATCCCGATGGTAGAGTGGAAAGCGTCATGCGCTTCGCGTCGATGCAAGGGTCATGGCTGCTTGTTGGCGGTACCTGCCAGATCATCCAATCCTTGCTCGCCACGCTTCCTCGGGATCGCCTGCTTACTGGGCACGCCGCGTCGCGTATCACTCAAGCCGGGGAGATCAGCTTTGCCAACGGTACGATCTGCAAGGCCAAGCGCATCGTTTTAGCGCTCCCGTCAAGGGTGGCTGCCACAATGGCATTCGATCCGGCGCTCCCCCAAGAGGCGCTGCAAGCGATGGAGGCGATCCCTACCTGGATGGCTGGCCATGCAAAGCTCTTTGCCACTTACAAAGAGCCCTTCTGGCGCGAGCAAGGTCTTTCAGGAGAAGGCTTTAGCCGCCGCGGTCCCTTGGCTGAAATTCATGACACTTCGCCAGCGGATTCAAACGCTTCTGGTGCATTGTTTGGCTTTCTCGGCGTACCAGCGCAGCAGCGCCGTGGGCATGATGAAGCAGTCATCAAGGCTTGCTTAGCTCAGCTTGGGCGCATGTTCGGCGAGATAGCGTGCGAACCATTTATAAGGACTGGTCCATAG
- a CDS encoding glycerophosphodiester phosphodiesterase family protein, which yields MGRVSVIRLLALLMALTLSVPASAQIIIGHRGASGERPEHTLAAYALAVEQGADYIEPDLVPTRDGRLIARHENEISETTNVADLPEFADRKTTKTIDGKEVTGWFTEDFDLYELYRLRAKERLPAIRPANTKYDGEFSLVTLEEIIAWAKLAEKETGKRIGLYPELKHHAYFASIGLDTVPLLLNTLKAAGYTKDDPVLIQSFEPTPLVQVKFRSGFRTVQLMSAEGGPVDAPQLSYAQFMAPEGLKQVAGYAHAIGVPMSSVLNADGSPTALVQNAHDAGLEVHVYTLRRENAFLPPALQMGDDPAGIGNFAAMWTLLVQARVDGVFTDNPGDAGKLKIEP from the coding sequence GTGGGACGAGTTTCTGTGATCCGGCTGCTCGCACTTTTGATGGCTTTGACTTTGTCTGTACCCGCTAGCGCACAGATCATAATCGGCCATCGTGGCGCGAGCGGCGAGCGGCCCGAACACACGCTGGCAGCCTATGCGCTGGCAGTGGAGCAGGGCGCTGACTACATTGAGCCGGACCTTGTCCCGACCCGCGACGGACGGCTGATCGCGCGGCACGAAAACGAGATTTCGGAGACAACAAACGTCGCCGATCTGCCCGAATTCGCGGACCGCAAGACCACCAAGACCATCGACGGCAAGGAAGTAACCGGCTGGTTCACCGAAGATTTCGACCTCTACGAACTGTACCGCCTGCGCGCCAAGGAGCGTCTGCCAGCGATCCGGCCCGCCAACACCAAATATGATGGCGAGTTTTCGCTCGTAACGCTCGAAGAAATCATCGCCTGGGCAAAGCTCGCCGAGAAGGAAACCGGCAAGCGCATCGGCCTCTATCCCGAGCTGAAGCACCACGCCTATTTTGCCTCCATCGGGCTGGATACGGTCCCGCTGCTGCTGAACACGCTCAAGGCTGCGGGATATACCAAGGACGACCCGGTCTTGATCCAAAGCTTCGAACCGACGCCGCTGGTGCAGGTTAAATTCCGCAGCGGATTCCGCACTGTGCAGCTGATGTCAGCAGAAGGCGGCCCGGTCGACGCGCCGCAGCTAAGCTATGCGCAGTTCATGGCACCTGAGGGGCTGAAGCAAGTGGCGGGTTACGCCCACGCAATCGGAGTGCCAATGTCGTCAGTGTTGAACGCTGACGGTTCGCCCACGGCACTAGTGCAGAATGCCCACGATGCCGGACTGGAAGTCCACGTCTACACCCTCCGCCGCGAAAACGCTTTTCTACCGCCAGCCCTGCAAATGGGCGATGATCCCGCAGGCATCGGCAACTTTGCCGCCATGTGGACGCTGCTGGTGCAAGCGCGTGTAGACGGGGTGTTTACCGACAATCCGGGCGATGCGGGGAAGTTGAAGATAGAACCCTGA
- a CDS encoding CPBP family intramembrane glutamic endopeptidase: MSGQVSSPEPSKVTPNSPASLEPSAIPAEWRRFGAFLRSPALPEKAAPFSLSSLRAVVVIFGLDLAAMSVIIGTAILIFSFGYELPSNKLAELELGLPIILLIVVGAPLFEEIGFRGWLAGRPAHVWPLIIIGAAAFGLPLLVGQGRPLIVGGGLIIALIAAIILAWRLWGRTPFKFFSRYFGWFYALSTLAFAVVHLSNYDDANPAFLLLVIPQAVAGLLFGYTRVQYGLWASILLHALHNGTFIALAMMGKSAA, from the coding sequence ATGAGTGGGCAAGTCTCAAGCCCTGAACCTTCAAAGGTAACGCCAAACAGCCCAGCCTCGCTGGAGCCCAGCGCGATTCCCGCAGAATGGAGGCGCTTTGGCGCGTTCTTACGTTCGCCTGCTTTGCCCGAAAAGGCGGCGCCTTTCAGCCTCTCGTCGCTGCGTGCGGTGGTAGTGATCTTCGGGCTCGACTTAGCAGCAATGTCAGTGATTATCGGGACGGCGATCCTGATCTTCTCATTTGGTTACGAGCTACCGTCGAACAAGCTGGCGGAATTGGAGCTAGGGCTTCCCATCATCCTGCTGATCGTAGTCGGCGCGCCGTTGTTCGAAGAAATCGGCTTCAGGGGCTGGCTGGCTGGCAGACCCGCGCATGTCTGGCCCCTCATTATCATTGGGGCGGCGGCGTTCGGTTTGCCCTTGCTGGTCGGTCAGGGACGGCCGCTGATCGTCGGCGGCGGGCTGATCATAGCGCTGATCGCGGCGATCATTCTGGCGTGGCGGCTTTGGGGCCGTACGCCTTTCAAGTTCTTCTCACGCTACTTCGGCTGGTTTTATGCGCTGAGCACGCTAGCCTTTGCGGTCGTGCATCTGAGCAATTACGACGATGCCAATCCGGCGTTTCTGCTGCTTGTGATCCCGCAAGCCGTGGCGGGCCTGCTCTTCGGCTACACCCGCGTCCAATATGGCCTATGGGCAAGCATCCTGCTGCACGCACTGCACAATGGCACTTTCATAGCCCTAGCCATGATGGGTAAGTCAGCGGCCTAA
- the ruvC gene encoding crossover junction endodeoxyribonuclease RuvC, whose amino-acid sequence MIILGLDPSLSCTGWGVIRSEGSRIAHVANGQIPTNAKAPMVTRLAVLQSALAEVIVAYSPDRAAAEEIFLNKNPQSTLKLAQARGAVLAACGTVGLQVNEHAARKVKKAVVGTGAAEKTQVQAMLKVLLPGVELVGADAADALAVAIADAHLGGR is encoded by the coding sequence GTGATTATCTTGGGCCTCGACCCTTCGCTTTCCTGCACCGGCTGGGGCGTGATCCGCAGCGAAGGCTCGCGGATTGCTCACGTTGCCAATGGTCAGATCCCGACGAATGCCAAGGCGCCCATGGTGACCCGGCTCGCGGTGTTGCAGTCTGCGCTGGCCGAAGTAATCGTAGCCTATTCGCCAGACCGTGCCGCGGCGGAGGAGATATTCCTCAATAAGAACCCGCAGAGCACGCTAAAGCTGGCGCAGGCGCGCGGCGCGGTGCTGGCGGCATGCGGAACGGTTGGTTTGCAGGTCAACGAACATGCCGCGCGCAAGGTGAAGAAGGCGGTTGTGGGAACCGGCGCGGCGGAGAAAACGCAGGTGCAGGCAATGCTCAAGGTCTTGCTGCCGGGCGTCGAGCTTGTCGGAGCAGATGCCGCCGATGCACTCGCGGTCGCCATTGCCGATGCGCATCTAGGAGGCCGCTGA
- a CDS encoding cupin domain-containing protein: MMKIHANFDERVIVHSGQLKWVASPLIGVKRKPLERVGDEVARATSIVRYAAGAHFSAHTHSVGEEFFVLEGVFQNEHGNFPAGSYVRNPPPIRTHPSIR, encoded by the coding sequence ATGATGAAGATCCATGCCAATTTCGATGAGCGTGTCATCGTCCATTCTGGTCAATTGAAGTGGGTCGCCTCACCTCTAATAGGTGTAAAGCGCAAGCCGCTCGAACGGGTAGGCGATGAAGTCGCCAGAGCGACCTCCATTGTGCGGTATGCAGCCGGAGCCCATTTTTCAGCCCATACCCATTCAGTCGGTGAGGAATTCTTCGTTCTGGAAGGAGTCTTCCAAAATGAGCACGGCAACTTTCCAGCCGGTTCCTATGTTCGCAATCCCCCCCCAATCCGCACACACCCCTCGATCAGATGA
- a CDS encoding group 1 truncated hemoglobin — MTVSLYDRLGGYDAIVAFAGELIDRAQSDSLLGRFWSNRGEDRNARDLQLLIDYLVKETGGQMYYTGRSIALAHAGMGITETDWARFIAIVVNVAQEMRVEAPESSEVLVFLGNLKCHIVTSA; from the coding sequence ATGACTGTATCACTTTACGACCGCCTTGGCGGATATGACGCAATTGTGGCATTTGCTGGAGAGCTTATTGATAGGGCGCAATCCGACAGTTTACTCGGTCGCTTCTGGAGCAATAGAGGTGAAGACAGGAACGCGCGCGATTTACAGTTGTTGATCGACTATTTGGTGAAAGAGACGGGCGGACAGATGTATTACACAGGCCGCAGTATAGCTCTGGCTCATGCCGGCATGGGGATTACTGAAACTGATTGGGCACGGTTTATCGCGATCGTTGTGAATGTAGCCCAAGAAATGCGGGTTGAGGCACCAGAAAGTAGTGAAGTCTTGGTGTTTCTGGGGAACCTAAAATGCCATATTGTCACCTCGGCATAA
- a CDS encoding DUF1244 domain-containing protein: MDTNATSLDELDDAVAAAAFRRLVRHLQHRHDAQNIDLMGLSGFCRNCLADWIMDAGFEGDKAAARALIHGMPQDEWKATKQTPATDEQLARMKESVAKNKAA, translated from the coding sequence ATGGATACGAATGCGACTTCACTGGATGAACTGGACGATGCCGTAGCGGCGGCGGCATTCCGGCGGCTGGTGCGCCATCTGCAGCACCGCCATGATGCCCAGAATATCGACCTGATGGGATTGTCGGGCTTTTGCCGCAATTGCTTGGCCGACTGGATTATGGATGCAGGCTTTGAAGGCGATAAAGCCGCGGCGCGCGCGCTGATCCACGGCATGCCGCAGGACGAATGGAAGGCCACAAAGCAAACGCCTGCGACGGATGAGCAACTCGCGCGGATGAAGGAAAGCGTGGCTAAAAATAAAGCGGCCTAA